Below is a window of Pocillopora verrucosa isolate sample1 chromosome 6, ASM3666991v2, whole genome shotgun sequence DNA.
CAGtgtcttaaaaaaatacaaggaGCAGTATGGAGAAAGTACATCTTAATGTGAGGACGCAAAGAGTTAAGACATCAAAGGGTTACTAAACGAACATCCGTAAAATTTTGAGACTTTGCAGTGATACATCTTCCTCAGCTTTCAACACAATTCTGTCGAAGTAGGCCGTTTAAGTATAATTTCACGGCGCAAATCTCTCCAGCAGTGTCATTAGAATTCTGTCACCAAGAGCTAAAGTTATAAAATTCTGTCTTCAgccataaaaatgaaatgagtaAAAGATAAAGATGAATGGAAGAGTTTGTTAAGAGCTTTCGCCCAATAAAGAATATTTCTCACCCAATCTATGTCTAGAAGAGATGTCAATTGGGACGTATAAagattaattaataaaattctCAGATTATGAACTGATTGATTTTTAATTACAAGATTCCAAACCCTGATCCCATTCTATGAAGAACCACACCCTTTATTTTGGTACCAACATCCTGCTTAACATGATTTCTACCTGTCTTTTGCAAttagaatgttttgaaatattttgcgTTATTAAAAATATGATTCTATAAAACTGATTAACATTTACTCTACTCAGGACAGGTTCAAACCCTCATTGGCACAAATTTATCTTTAATTGCTCTTCTTGTTGCTGGACGGTATCCAGTCAAGACGCCGACGGTTCAACTCgccaacgccaactcgccgatgtataaaatcaagtagagatcttgtctagaaacccaagttctttttaaaaaaatctgaccaATTGAtatgatgagtctttacagtattgttgtcacacaataactcgttcgaGTCTAAAGCTTATTTGATCATTGGCGATgttcaccttgctttattcgccttgagaccctataaaatttggaaataaaaattttttactaaagatcttgtctagaaagccaagtttttttaaaaaaatctgacctATTGATATGAcgagtctttacagtgttgttgtcactcaataactcgttcgcgtttgAAGCTTTTAAAGTTATTGTTGATGTTTACCTTACTTTATTCgccatgagatccttataaactttgttggaagaaaaaaaatgtttttttactaaagatcttttacttttctatatgtttaacttctaataagttgtgctggattgaagaccaactcgccgacgttgctactcgattttatacatTGGCGAGTTAACCATCGGCGACTTGACCGTAACAAGGCAATCACATCCTGTCTGGTGGTCACAGTATCATGAAAGCATATACAGGTATAAAGCCCTTACAAAACATTCTTTGTAAAAAGTGCATACACTCATTACAATAGACAATGAGCAATCTCTCCTTTTAGGCAAAGTCCATTGCAGAAGCCAAGaaaaacgaggaaaaaaaatgattttagcATGCAGAGTGGAACTCTGGGAGAAaggcaaacaaataaaagttcTACTTTTGTGCATGTCACTCCTAGAGCTCTGTGCTGTGCATCAggaaatttggttttttaactGCACAAATGACTTTGCTGAAAAGCAGGGACTACCTGTAGTCTATCATCCtaaaaaatggaaggaaacTTATTGAAAACCAACATGAAAAAGCAGTTCCATATCTTGAGAATGGACTACACCTAATTAAGAACAAGTTGGGTACCAGTATAAGTTTGTTTCTTGTAGCTAAGTATATTTAACATGGCAAGTTCTTTGGAGGATGCCAGGTCAGAAGGTGATCTtccatttttatctttcactttTACAAGACTGGAATCCAACTCAACAAACAATCTTACAACTTCTTTTTGCAACTTTTCAGCAGcctgaaatttaagaaaaaggaagacaTAGTACTGTAAGCTCATACATTAAGCATTTGATTTTCTAACCAGCTATTTTGTTTAATTGGATAGAAAGTGGAGTCCTACTTATCACGAATCTTTAAGACACTATGTATGGAGAGCAAGGCAAGTTTAGTTACTTTTAGTTGCTATAAAGTTGACTCCAAAGTACAACCTACACTCCCAAACATAAGAAGTTGGGACACTTCTCCCTAAAAACGTTTTAGATATTCCTTTACCCTTCTCCCCTTTTAAATGTTGTTAGTTACCAATGACTCTATGCTATCTTGAAGACATTAAGAGGGAGTGCATGTCCCAAGGAATGCACCTGGGAGTGTAGGTCCTTTGCTGTTTGAGGAGGTAGAGTAAGAAGATGTTAAGCATGCTTTTGATAATAAAGAGGCTGTATTATGGAATTGAGGCCTGATAGGAATgatgctgatgatgatgatgcattTTTATAGTGCATTCTCCATCATAAGTGctcaaatatgttttaaaacactttgcAGGGGAATACAGCCAGACTGCATTGAGTAGTTTACATTGGAGGGAAATTTTTGCTGGTGCCCTCAATATAGGAATATTTCGACACAAGGTCAGACCACAACACTGGGAGAAGATGTGTTTGCTACTCTCTGTGTGAAGTGCATGCATTCTTTTACATCCCCTGCTAACTTAAGTTGATAGAAAATGTACTCTACTGTCCTTATCCAAGAAGACTGGAACATCCAACCATTTTCAGTTGTCAGAGCAAAGGCAGCACTTTCTCCCCAGCTGTTTTtattaagaccctgagtgttggttCGGTCTGGGGCTCAAACCCTCAACCCTCTGCAGGGAAGTCTAGTGCTCTCCAACCTGAGCCAGCAGGCAACTTCCTATGGGAGTCTGAATATTCTTTGctatgttacaatttttttttagtttgagtACTCAGGAAATTTTGGAGATTGACTCGCTCTCTTTAGCCAAGGATTACATCACATCCTCTTTGACTGCCCAGCATACTTGAGCAATTGCACCTAAATGTTGAAActcacttttaaattaaatcaaacCACAACAATTTCATTGTCACCTTGTGCAAAGGTCACAAAGTCTTGGATCAGCACCATATTTGATAAGCAGGTTCACCACTGACATGTGACCAGAGTATGCTGCTCTGTGTAGTGATGAAACTTTGCCTGACTTTGTCTGGGCATTCACATCTGCTCCTTGTTCCGGGAGCAACTGAGAGACCTCTGAGAGAAAACAGACATAGCTAAATAACCCATAAATCACATTAATAATTCTTTGCCAAACTCTTATCTGTTTTCAAGGTACAATGACTTTGGTTTGAGTGAACAAAAAATATTGTtgtgatttcctttacaaaagACACCCAGAACAACCAGAAAGTTTTAAACAGTATAAGTGACCCATGTTTCTCAAACCTTCTTTCATGGAAATGAAGAACACTCCAAAATTTGCTTTGCTTCTGACACTTTGCTTCCTTGCTGAGTTGGCAGAAACAGCCAAGTAGAGCAAGGTACGTAGGTGGCAGTTTCTTCAACCTTTTTCCTGCAATTTCTTTCATTGCAGCTCACCTGTGGGGATCATTTCTAAACTTTTATTTCACAACTAGATTAGGCAGGTGCAGTCGCAGGGGACTGGCAAATAGGTAACATTGTGAGAGCTACATTCATGAGACATCCTCTATGGAGGTGGGGTTGGGATTTGTCAATAACCAACGACCGAAAATaacatgataattttttaatattattattatggcgTGGAATCTACTCATCTCTGTACACTGACGACAATTGGATGCTCGTGGGTTTCCCCGAAtagggaggaggggaggggaaggacATTGAAGCTTAGAATTGATCGGCGCTTTAAGGATACGATTTACCAGAAATTTGTCCAAAAATTTCCTTACACTGTTTACATCACCATCCGGCGCAGCTTGCCATATTCCTCTCTCAAAGTCCATTTCAGAGAGAGACTGAGCATAAGTTGATGATGTTGATAAACAACCACATTTTCCTGCGCGGTTGATATGATTACAGAGATCTTCCATGGTTAAGACCATAAATTAAGACATATTTACGactgaaatgttttaaatcaaatttaataaCGACTCCGCTGCCTCAAATCAGATCGTATAAGCGTTAAATCACGTTCTTCGTTCGCTCTTGGCCAACTACACAACATAAATCGCCATGTTGTCTTGCCTCCTAAGTTATGTACAGTATCATGGATAGTGACTCACAAGATTGCAAAAAAGATTTGTATCACGCAACAGAACTTAGCCCCATGATTTTGATAGTGATATGCTAAAAATCTTCACATAGGAAGATAAACCGTCATTTCTTCCAAATTGTGTTGTGAAATGATAAAGTACGTTTCGAGAGAATTACTACATGACGCCAAAACGCCGACCGCGTGGGCCCTCGAACTACAACCTCGTTGCCATTTTTCTAGCGCTATCCTGGTCACTTTGCGGATTTTGCAAGTTTTAAAGATAACAGTGTCAAGATATGGAGAGACTTTTGTCTTAAATCGACACCGTAGTCCATATACCCACCAAAACAATCACTATACACGTTCTAGATCTCGCTCAAAATCAAGAAGTCGAACTCAAAGTAGAGAGAGAACCCGAAGCAGAGAGCGCTATTATTCAAACATGTAAGTAATAACTTTACTTAAACTGAATTGATAAAACGTAATCATTTAACTTAGATTAAGGGCGATATACTTAATTGAGTGCTATTTGCATTAAACTAAAGCTGATTGTGAAGTTTATATTCAACCGAATATGATACTTAGCGAACGCAATGCCCTGATTGAATAATGCTTACACATCAAAATTTCGTAAGGAAAATTCGCTTTGAATTGACTCATATTTGCTTAAAATCTTGCCAAAATCTTCTCCTTCTTTCATTCTATCCCACCAACATATATGGTTATATTGGCAATCAAATCAATTTAACGcattaaatacttttaaaacaCCAGAAGAAGTAAGATGCGACATGGCGAGAAATGAATCTTAAATTTGTCAGGTCTGTTAGCTGACGCATAGGAAGTTGTACCATATTCAAATCTATTATTCTGCGACTATAGGCATCacaggagaaaaaggaaaccaacACCGGAGAGCTTCATGGATAAGTGGGTTGCATATCTCTGTATTCTCGTATGTCACAAGAATACGTTTCATCAGTCAGTCTGAGTAAGGTATGTTTTAaggaagatggtaaattttaagcaCTGTAATGAAGTAAGGAAGTATATATCTTTCTCTTATGTCATAAGCATGAAACCCAAGTCCCAATATTGATGTGAAATATTATGGCACACCTTTGGATTCCATGCTCCTCTCAGTTACAGAGAATTGCATACTTCTCTGTAGTTCTGTGGCAATGAATCCAGAAGGCAGGGATTCAATTCCTCATAAGGGACAACACTTATTCTTCTGTTTTACTGAGCTACTGAGAACTGTAGTTTACTATAGATAGAACTTTCTGATTCTCAGTGATAGAGCATCAGAACATGGATTTCCATGGTCTGGTATTCAGTTTTGTACTGTTCTCATGACTAGATGAATAACAagatgaagtaaattttttatatctttatACAACAGTGCATCACCAAAATGCCTCACAAACACTCAGTCTGTGGAGTACATGTGTACCAATTGCATATTAACATGTTCCCTGTGGATTcaagggtttttaaagtaacacttaaAAATAACTTGATGGAGGGGAAGATTTGAGCAAATGGAATAACTGACAGATGCTTTGTGGGAAAACCACGCAAATGTAAGGCAAGTCATTTCTCAAGTTGTTCCTTTTAAGGTCATAGTTTGCATCCTCAAGTTACATGCCTTGTACAAGCTTCTAGCTTTAACTTTTCTCCCATTCAAAGAAGTTTTAATTTCCCCAATTTCAAGGGGATAAATTGCACACCAAAACAATGCAATAAAATAAGTCACTGTGCTCTTTTAAGAACTAAAGACCATCATACCTCTTTACCCAGTCCATGGATTGAAAAACAACACTGTGTTCTCGAATGTGCATGCACTGATTCCCCTGATTATGTGATTTTTATGCACAGTATGGGATGCACTGAGTACAAAattgaggaatcaccttaagacAATTGATCAATAATTATATCTTGTACTTCAAAGCTTTACATGTTATTTGTTATTGAGAGTGCTAAGCTACCATGATTTCAAATAGGCTTGTCCAAATTACAATGTCCCCATTCTTTGTACATTTAGAATGTTATGTAGGTTAATCTGGCCAGAAAGTGATGGCCAGTAATTTACTGAACCCCAGAAGCATTACTAACGATTTGCTTGTCAACAACCAGAGAAGGTATTTTAAGTGATTGCTGCAAGAGTTGTACACAAAACAGTTTCTGTGAGAATCTTTGCTGCAATAAATAGATGAAACTCTCTGTATTCTGAACaagagaaaacctttttttagaGGCACATTTATTGGAATAAGCCGATAGGACAGTTGactagaaaaaatatattacaaagGAGAGTTTTAATTGAAGGAGGGCACTAAATGTCTATCAAACTATGTAATTTAGGTTTTCTAAAATGAAgtagtttttgtattttaatagTTCTGATGATGAGCTTACAAAGATGGCTCTTAAGCTGCAGACAGGATAAAAAAGAGCATGTAAAAAGAACcagagataatttttttctatgatttccTTTCACAATTGCAGTGTAACCCTTTGGCTCCTAATAGTGACCAGCATACAATTTCTCCATAgattatcacccctgaattagACATTGAGGTAAAAAGAATAAcgaaaatgatcaacaactaaagaacctcttgattgtcagacaaactctccttgttagcaccttaggaaatgtatagagagagagtatggagaatgtgtatactgatgttagggtgtaaagggtgaaataACATTTACTGAATTAGATTGAAAGATTTTCAGTGAAGGGGCAACACATAACATCCAGTGCGGTCAATTTGAGCTATTAGCAGATTTACCCACAACCTGGCTAGTGGAagcccttaaccctttaagtcccaagatctgattgttaattctctcctccagctgcaacacatctccttgtaaattagttaccaaaatttggtgttggatGAAGATGACAACTTCcacctgattagtttgagtattcttattgcCTGTGTGCAGGTTGATGtttggatattttagggagaagttacatgctaatcacttttgggagttaaagggtttaagtctATTCACtaataaatgatgaataaaGCCATCGTGGACCTCATAAGGCATGCTCTTTGATTGCTGGATGCTGTACATACATTGATTGCTGTAGGCTGGTGTGCATGTTTATGAAGAATTGTTAACATTTTGGAAATATTACTGTGTaggtgaaagtgaaagtgaagaACAGCAACgaggaggagaaaaaaaagaaacacaagaaatctactaaaaagaaatcaagaaaaacttgccataaaaagaaaaggttaGCACTGTGAAGAGAGAAGATTCACTCACCCTAATACATTGCAATGGTATGCACAAGCCCTTCATCACATGTTAAGAACTGGATCAAATAATATTAACCCCTGacacttaagagtgactagcatctaatttctcctacaatatcacccctgaatccaacattaaggtcaccagagtaaatgatcaccaactaaagaagctcttgattgttgaacacaatctccttgtcagcacctgaggaaatgtatagagaacaatatggaggATACTCATACTGGGGCTAGGGTGGAGAGGATTAAATCACTTGTGTCACCCTATACAGTACATTCACTATTGACTGTAGAGTCTTGAGCTACATGTGTTTGTATTGCAAAACTAGACCTTTTGACTGTTGTACATACCAATGAGCTTTTTTTGcacatgttttttttagtgCATTTTGAAAAGTTGCACGCCTTTGTGCGCTTTTTGAAATGCGCTTTTCACATGCATTTTGGACCAAGCACCTCTGAGCTGTACTGtaccttacaatgtcacccctgaatcaaacatcgaggtcacaagaaaaaaggaagtgatcaccaaccaaaaattgttaaacaaattctccttgtcagcatcttataAAGAATAGGGAACAGTTTGGagacagtttggagaatatacatactgatgatagggtgtaaagggttaaggaaaattCAATTAATTTGTCTTCTTTTCATTAAAGACAAAGATAAAGAGGGAGGCAATGGTGTCACTGGGCCTCTTTCACTGAAGCAAGACACAGGAAATCAAGACATTACAGAGTAAGTACAAATATCATCACAATCACAGATAGTGCAACTGATATCATGAACTTATGAATCTTCTCCTgtacaaaacaattttattttcatttgtggTAATTAAACTGAAAGTACTGGTAGATTATGATGTGATATGAGACTGGACCAGTTTATTCAGTAACTGATTAATAGGGACGGACAGAACAAGGACTAAcactcgaaaagtcagctttcaaactctttacggtggccaatttacattaccaactcagttgataatgctaaattaccttgttatactctcccaccaatgtaGCACCACCATTTTTTTCACatcttaccccctttactcagTGACTTGTTTGCTGTTATGCAATCAGCAAGAATAGCGGACCCCAGAGAGACAAAtgttcaaaaatttttcagaagGCAGCCAATTTGCGTTTGTTTCCACTGGTGAGTACTTGTATCATAATGGGCCAGTTTAAGAAACCTCAAACGCTAGAGTTTCAAATGGAACACCAgtgtttaaaatcaaacactAGTGTCCAAAGCCAGAAGTTACTGCCCATATTTGTACACTAGTGTCCAAGATTAAAAACTAATGTCCAAAAATTTGACTCTCAAACATTACTGTTCAAGTTGGGACACTAGATCCCCAACCCTCCTCCAGTTACCATCTACCTATTTTTGCAGTCCTGAGAGGGTCTTCAATCAAACCTACAGAACATTACTATATTGACATGTGTTCATTCCACAATTGCACACAGACCAAAATGAATATGAGGCATCTGAGTTACCATGACAATTATCTTCTGTTCATTTGTCTTGATTGATTTCTGTCCTTTTTCAAAAGCTTTGGAAGAGCTCTGCTACCTGGTGAGGGTGAAGCAATGGCACAATGTGTGAAGGAAAGCAAGCAAATCCCTTGCTGTGGTGACATCAAGCACACAAATGATGAGATTGCTACATTTGAATCTTCTGTGGATAAGTGGAAGCAGGTGTGACAGCATATCTAAATCATTCAGTAAGAGTATTTTAAAGCCTTATGTGCAAAAGTTATCTCAAAAATCTTGTTACAATTTGGACCAAAGAAGTGGTGCTAAAAGTAACACACTCCACTTTATCCAAAGGAACTCTGGAACAATGGCATTGTGCATGGGTTTTTGCTAATCATGTCACTGCTAACTATTTGTGTTTTCTCTCTGTACATGAAAGTTTATTGTCTTCTTTAAATTGCTGCTGATTTGTTTGCAAtagtttctttcaaattatcGTTTTCAGACTGGTCAATTTGCTGGTCAGCTTCTGCTGTTACTTGATAAGTTCCTGTTAGGCCTTAAATTTATTGAGAATGAATATTGCAGTAAACAAGTTCTTCCTATGTCTTGAGTTCAGTCAAACTACTTGCTTGGTGTTACGGAttactgaaaaatttgaaacaagaaacACCAAAAGTTTACATAACAAACAGcacatacatatatatgtacGAGTTAGCGATCAAACAATGGTTTTGGCAACACCTTTCCTACTTACTTTCCTCACACCGGATGTAGTTTCAGCAACACAGTGTATAAAGATGAAGCTTATGGGAGACTTACGCTGGTGGATCTTTCTAGGGAATACCACTCAGAACGAACAGTGTTTAATTCCATTGTaactgtgaaaaaaacaaaacaaaacaagacaaaaagcaTGGAAGCTTGTTACTCTGTTGCTTATCTAACTGGGTTTTAAAATTATATCATCAGTTACTTGGACAAAGTTGAATGACTTATTATTTGTCTCTTCTTTTAGGCATCGTCACATGGAAGCTGTACGTTTGAGAAAAGAGAAGCAGATTTACAGTGCAGATGAAAAGTGAGTGAATGTGCCTGTAGGTTGTTTTGTGTCCATAGCATCAGTTGGTATTTTTCTTGATTCCAGCCATTCACTGCCTTGTAACCCTTTTACTTCTTGTTTAACAGGTGAGCATTGGCTATGTTTAATTATGAGGAACAAtccaagacaaaacaaaatcttttcaaACCTCAGGGAGATGATTCAtcagaaaattaacaaaaagaaatagtaaATGTCACTCCCGACCAGCTATATTAGCTTCCTCCAGTTTCGACTGTTCTTTCTAGTGTTGCTTGATGATGGACTGGCATACCAAATATTGGACATGCAAGTAGCAGAGAAGGAAATGAGAGGAAGTCCAACCCATAGACAGCCAAAGCAATGCTTTTGCATCATTCAGAATCAATGCATTCTTCTTTTGTGGTCTCGGTTGATCAGGCGGATAATACTATCCACTGGACTTATCTCTTTCCAGTGGATAGTCCACCACCTTTTTGTAAACACCTACATGTATCTGCtggataacaatttttttctgttggatagcattatccaccctcTGATGATATTCTAAACACCCCCAAAATTGAAATGGGCAGCGGAAACTTGGTTCCAACTCTCGACAGCTCTTCCAAACAAATCTATGACATTTTCTGGGTAAGAAGCAAATTTCACCAAGTGCAAAAGGGATACTAACAGATAAATACCCTGATGCAAATTTGGAATGGGACAAAGTTTACTATTGTTACGAGTaattttgttggaaataaaagcttctagaaatctccagactgcgTAGTTTTGCTGACATgcgtaccatagaactttcaagaacatttcatcaagctACGCAGTTATTACTTAATACTACTAAAAaagttcttttgtaagcttctggaatgttccaggacactttgtgaatgtatataaggacttagtagtagtagtataagTAGTAGTTGTTACTGTAGGGAGTGATCAACTGTTTAGAAACCTATACCGTGAGAGACAGCAACAGTGGATGATTGTTAATATTAAGAGACGGAGAGAACTGTGAGTTTGGGTTAGTGGTagctaagatatagactgtAGCGGGCTTAAATAAGTTTATCGAGAGTAAGTACTGTACTCAGCCTTTACGAGTCGCTCCTTGTTAACAATATTACTTGTTACTGGGATACCTctggtagcccagtcataaaatgcctttgtttttttgtcgtctttttttttttttttttccctccgccacaaaatggagaaattgcgcaatagtacccagaggtcgttgggccctcaacaccatgacaactaactgtgatccaatgaggtgttcacatgctgatcacgcgtgctatcttgatgatgattgacgttgtcatgcacggacagggccgggtcacatgacgaacacgagatttttgcccataaaactcttttgtcagttgttttgtatttcagcGTGTTTGGATTACGACCATCtagagcattatggcgcaaacgctcaaaatacttttagacgcatacacaagtcgtattgttcgcggccagtccacacaaaaagatgttattgagcggtaattttggaacggactgaatcgcgaacgcttgaaagccatgaaagcattgaatgccttgtatgtctaGTATGtcaagtatgccaatgtcttagttgaaaacgtaaactcgttgtaaaaagcaaaatctgaaatctgaaaccaaactgcatatactctatgcaatctattgaacaacactactaccgtgagactgaagaacaaaattcaaatggatgcaaactgcttgtgaagaaagacgccatgttggattcacttgatgccagggaacgtagctacgataacagtgcgaatggtattaatttcacgaccagaaaggtgaatcttatgtttgttttcattgtggttgtatggatattcttttctaataaatacatgatccaaaatcccgtgtttttgtgtataatgttattatgttaagtattgtttacgcaattgtcttgtcacaggcggcccaaggtcacgtctcgagaaagagccaccgattaattcacgaacgcgtcacgcgttgtgtgactcagagtaagttatgcaaggaaccgttgaaaatttgaacacgttataaggaatagtatagggaacgaaatatggtcgatttacaaagATAAATGTTTCGAAATATTCTGGTACAAACCCCACCTTAACTTTGTTAAGGAGGCTGGAAACGGTTTTTAGATGCACGCCATATCTAAGATGCACGCCATATCTAAGATGCACGCGTCAGCTGAATGAATCAAAATCAGCACACTGGAAGTTAAATGTTGCTTGAAATTGCGCGAACCTGAAATGAAATCTGCGAAATACATTTGTTTCCAGCTCGAAATTTTGTTCGGTGACCTATCTTGATTTTTTGCATGCACGCACCATTCACGATGGCACTTCAAATATACTAAGTTTCGGGAAAAATTATCCAGTAGAATTTTTTGTAAGTCATAAatcgcattttctttaaatatatttaattctaccagataaattttttccataCTGTCTGGAAAGTTAAAGAATTTAGGGAactttccaagaaaaaaaaatgtcaggtCACCGAATTagtttttcagataatttacaaaaactaaaatttagtGGACGTTTTTGTGGACCTTGTGCGTTGCCATGGTAACTGATATGACGTCACAAGTACCCAGTATAAGTATAACCCAGCAATAGAGTTGCAAGGAGACATATAGTTTGCCCGCCCCATTAAATATACATCTCTGTAACCTTCCATCGTTTCACAAACACTGCAACAACGAAAAACCCTTTCGAGCCTCCCTAAAGATAAGCAGACCCTGAGTTTAAAAGAATCAAATACATTTCTCACTGGTCacggcaaaaaaaaaccaaaatagcTGATATAGCGAGACAAGAAATTAGAATAATTCCGCGCATGCCTGATGAAGCTTAACGCTCATGTAACTTTCTTATGAAATTCTATCTATCATTAtaataaagctcggatataacatgtactgtcattggttgaaagagcgtgctctatgagagtatagagcatagaactgagctaaagctgtcacgccatctgccaaatcgtactatgtccgaccttttccgggacttctttctagcttttctttcgttaataaaagtgaaatttcggaacaagcaagcaaaggtttgcaaaaatgccaggcgcagtaatttacgttactgtaacgtgagcagagacaaaaatcctcaaagataaaacaagatagacagtccgagtttttttaacggttttcacgctcagttagattgcgagtttacgtacggtaataaaaatcaaacacagctaacacttgtatagtatataaagtttcgatttcaaatagaaaaaaaacaggaattatgaaaaatataacctggcataactgttaaaattcatactaatcatgacggtgtcagagcga
It encodes the following:
- the LOC136281837 gene encoding ankyrin repeat domain-containing protein 39-like, which gives rise to MEDLCNHINRAGKCGCLSTSSTYAQSLSEMDFERGIWQAAPDEVSQLLPEQGADVNAQTKSGKVSSLHRAAYSGHMSVAAEKLQKEVVRLFVELDSSLVKVKDKNGRSPSDLASSKELAMLNILSYKKQTYTGTQLVLN
- the LOC136281838 gene encoding NKAP family protein CG6066-like is translated as MASNLLNPRSITNDLLVNNQRRTATRRRKKRNTRNLLKRNQEKLAIKRKDKDKEGGNGVTGPLSLKQDTGNQDITDFGRALLPGEGEAMAQCVKESKQIPCCGDIKHTNDEIATFESSVDKWKQASSHGSCTFEKREADLQCR